The region ACACTGCCACGGCGACTCCTTATATTCAGGAAAACAATCGATTTATCAGTTCAGGGTTAATCCTAGCTTCTTTGAGAATGGTTATGATGTCACCTATGGATATCACTATTGGATTCGTAGCCAACACTCGCGAGCTCAGCATTGAAAACGTCTCCGGTGGGGAAGAGAAGAAGGCAGACATTGTCGCCAAGCTGCAAGCCGGTGAGGGGGTTATCGAGCTGACGGATGGCTCCGGTCAGACCTATCTCGTGCAGGCCGAAAAGGTCGCTTACGTCCGCACCGGTAGCGTGTCCGACCGGAAGGTCGGCTTCTTCGCCTAATGCAGCAGGAACCGTTTCTCGTTCACATCGCTAGGCAGTGGGGATGGCGCGCCTACGCCATCCCCGTTCTTGTCGTGCTTACGGCCGTCATTCTGTTCGATATCTTTGCCCCATCTCAGGGATCGACGCAGGGGCAGGCCACCATGGAGTCGTCGGCAAGCGAGGAGAGAAGCGGTGAGCCGGGGCCTATCCCGGCTGAGAAGTACAACTCCAGTTTTGAGGTGGGGGATCTGCCGCCGGGCCCTCCGTTTGCGGAGAAGTCCTCGGGGGAGTTTAAGGAAGTTTCGCTGCCCCAGCCAAAGGTGGGGAAGGGCTCCGAGAAGCCGGTGGCCTACGCCGTTGAGGTGGAAAGCACAGTGGATGCGACTCTCAGTGGCGGTGGTGATGCCTTCGCTGCGACTGTAAACGCAATCTTCGCCGATCCGCGAGGTTGGACTGCTGATGAGCGCTACTCCTTCGAAGCCGTGAAAAAGGACCGTAAACCCACCATGCTGATTCAGCTTGTGGCGACCGAGACCGCGCATCAGATTTGCGGAAATACCCTCGGGATGGAGACGTCCTGCTTTATCTCTGGCCAGTCGGATGGGGAGCCCGGCCGCGTCATCGTGAACAATGCGCGATGGTCGCGAGGGACTATTGCTTTCCAAGGTGACCTGGGACTCTACCGCCAGTACCTTGTGAATCACGAGGTCGGTCACGGTCTGGGGTATGCCTCGCACGAGCCGTGTGCGGTTGATGGCGCAATGGCGCCAATCATGATGCAGCAGACGCTCAGCCTGTCTAATGATGAGCTGCATCGCATTGACCCCAACGAGGTCTATGCTCCAGACGGCAAGAAGTGCGCTCCAAATGGATGGCCGTACCCGATGGGGCCGCAGGATAAGCAGGCGGCACCGACTCAGGAAGCGAGGTAGCCGAACTCATGCCGGCAGACTTGAAGACCCCTCCGCAGCATGTCCTTGACGCCTTCGGGGCGAAGGGCGAACCTACGCGAGCGGGTCGTGCCTGGGATAACGGGTGGGTGTACGGCTCAATCGTCTTGTCTCCCGTGCACAATCCGGCACAGGCGCTGTGGTCAGCGAAGTTACGTGATGCCGCGGACATTGACGGCGTGCGGGTTGCCAGCTCAGTACGAACCTCAGATGGTCGCCAGATACTCGCAGGTTGGCAGGCGCGTCATTTCGTAGGTGGGGAGCTAGTCCCGCGTGCGGACGAAACCATTGTCGCCGCGGCTCGTATCGAGGAATCGCTGGCGGGAATTTCCCGGCCCCAGTTCCTCGTCGATCGGAAGCCGGACTTATTCGTGACCTGTGATCGCGCTTCCTGGGCAGCAGATCCTATCGAGCTACTCGAGCAGGTTCTAGACCCAAACAGTATCCCGCGCTCCGATTGCGCCGAGGCCCTGACTACCGCCGGCGATTTGCTCGCGCACCGCGACGAGCTTGTCGTCCCCGCAGAGTATGTGCAGATCTGCCACGCAGATGTTGTGGGCACCCTGCTTTACGACGGCTCCACGGCGCCGATTCTCACGGATATCGTGCCGGCATGGCATGTCCGTGGGTGGACCGCCGCGCTTACGGCAGTCGATAGCTTGTCGATGATGGGTGCAGACGAAGAATTGCTTCGTCGCTTCGACCATCTGCCTGATTTTGGGCCTCTCTTGGTGCGTGCGGCTTGTTACCGACTCTTTGTCCATGCAGTGCACCCCGAGTCGCAGCCGGGTGCATACCGAGGTTTGGCCCGAGCGGCCTCTCTGGTTCGCGCATTCGTCGGAGGCTAGTGGCGGGCGGGGGCTAGGCGGCGTCTTTTTCAGTGTTGACTCTTTCGCAGGGGGGGGGCAACCTCTCCCGCGGGGTTTTTCCTGGCTATCGGCCTACTCTCGCTCATATTCGAACAAAAGTGCGATACCTGTCCGCAAGTTGTGTCACAATGTATGGCATGAAGCTAGAGGGGATGCCGAAAGTCCGTTTTGTCCAGGGAGGGCTGGCTTCGGCGCGGTCCTGGCGGGGCACTGAGGCTGAGTTGCTATTGCCATCGCTAAACCCGGGCCTGGTCGTTGGCGGTAGCGTATCGCGGCAGCCCGTTGTCGGGATTTTGGGTGGGCCGGGCACGGGAAAAAGCTCTTTGTTGGTGGATCTCGCCGTGGACTACATGCTGGCCGGAGTCCCCGCGGAACGGATACTAGTAATTGCGCAGTCCAAAGAGGCGGCGGCGCAACTGCGCAAAAACGTAGATGCGCGTTTGGCTGCCCATCATGCGGAGTCGGCGGGGGAGAACTCTTCGGAATGGTTGAAGGGCGCTGGGCCCGGTGGCATGGTACGCGCCCTGCATTCTCTGGCATTCGCCGTAGTGAGGGATGCGGCGGTAGGACGGGGTGAGCCGGAGCCATCGTTGACCACAGGCGCCCGCCAGGATGCGGTTGTTCGACAATTGCTGGCGGGCCATGCTGAGGATGGGGGCAGCTACTGGCCGCAGTCCTTACGCCCGGCTTTGTCCTATCTGGGGATGGCACGAGCTGTCCGTGACTTTCTGCTGCGAGCGGCGGAACGCGGTCTAGACGGTTCGGATCTCCAGAAACTAGGGGAAGAAGAGGGTATTGAGCAGTGGGTCGCCGCCGGAAAATTTATGGATGAGTATCAGCAGACCATGCGTCTCGCATGGGAACCGAGCTTGAACGCTGCGGAGCTTGTCACCAAGGCACTGGCGGAAATTGATTTAGACCCGTCGGTCCTTTCGCGATGGGGCAAGGAAATTGTTCTGATAGACGATGCGGAGCATCTCTCTCCGGAGTCTGCGCGCCTTGTCCACCGCTTTGTCGAGCAGGCGGCGGTAGCCGTGATTGCGGGGGATGAGGATCAGTCGGTATTTCACTTTCGTGGAGCGAGCAATGAGTATCTTCGCAATGCAGGCCGGGGCGAATCCGGCCAGGTAATTGAGCTACAGCATTCGTACAGGTGCCGCCCGGAAGTGGCGGCCGTGGCCAATGCCGTGGCACAGAAGCTGCCGAAGCCTCCCTCCTACCGCGGCATTGAATCTGCGGGGATGGTCGAACGAGAAAAACCGGCAGAGCAGAAAGTGAGCAGAGCGCACGCCTCGGTGCGCATCTCCACGTTGCCGACGTCGCTGGCGGAGCGCGGAACTATTGCGGATTATTTGCGCCGGGCGCATGCAGAGCGAGGAATTGCGTGGCGGGACATGGCTGTTATTGTCCGTGCCGGAGCGGGGGAAACTTCGCTCTTCCGAGCCTTATCGCGGGCGGGAGTTCCTGTCCAAGTTGATCCCACGGATGTAGTGCTAAGCCAGCAGCGCCTGGTTCGCTCTCTGCTAGTTGCGGCTAAGGCGACCGAAAACCGGCTGCAGGATCATGAATGGGATGAGTTTCTCGCGGGGCCCTTGGTCAACATGGATCCAATTATCAAAGCACGACTGCTTCGCGGAATTCGTCGCGCAGATTTGGGCGGAGCAGCAGCTCAGCAGCAGCTTATTGGCTTGCTGCGGGCAGATCATCTGAGTTCGGCGCAACAGGCTCTTATAGTGCAGCTTGCGGAGAGGGAACAGAAAGCGCTGGCTGTACCGTTGGCAATTCTCAAAGAGGGCAGGGAGGCACTTGCCGGCGGGGTGGAATCGACACTGTGGGCGCTGTGGAGCGCAACCGGGCTCGCGGAGCACCTCACTGCGGCGTCGCTGCGAGGTGGAGCCGCTGGGGCATCGGCCGATAGGGACCTGGACGCGGTAATGGCGCTATTCGATTTCGCAGGCGACAGTGTGGAGCTGAACCCTAAGCTTTCATTGAGCGGCTTCATCACCTCGGTGGAAGAGCAGGAGCTACCAATCGGGACGCGGGATCGCAGCGGAATCGAGCGGGATGCGGTCCGAATCTTATCGGCTCACGCTGCGCTGGGGAGGCAATGGTCCGTAGTAGTCGTGGCAGGTGTCCAGGAAGGCGTGTGGCCGAATTTCGGGGTCACGGGCTCTGTTATGAAACAGGACCAGTTCATTGGCCTGATGGACCACGGAATCGCCCCCAGCGAGTATGTTGTGGCGATGGCGGATCAGCTCGCGGAAGAACGTCGCCTGATGCACGTCGCGGTATCCCGTGCATCCGACGAGCTGCTCATAACTGCGGTGAATTCTCCGGACGAGGTCGGTGTCCCCAGCCCATTCGTCAACGAGTTGGCAGAGGCCTTCCCCGAAGCGATCGTGAATGTCGAAACCGTCGTGAATACCGCGGTGGGCCAGAACGATGGCGATGCCGAAAGTGACGGTAAGAGCACGGACACGCTATCGGGAAATTCCCATGAGCAGACTCTCCGCGTCCTATCGTTGGAATCCCTGTTGGCCGAGTTGCGAGCGGCGGCAGTGTCTCCTGAAGAAACCGAGACTCGCCGTCGGCAAGCGGCTCGGCAGCTGGCTCGGTTGGCGAAAGAGGAAGTCCCGGGGGCTCACCCGAATTCTTGGTGGGGCTTGCGACCTCCGTCTACAGATGTTGCACTGATTGAGGGCAAGCCGATTGTGGTTAATCCTTCGAAAATTGAAAGTGCGCTCAAGTGCCCGCTGAAGGCGATGATGGACAAATCTTCACCGAGCGAGGCAATGCATCTGGGCTCGGTCTTCCACCTGGCGGCCGAAGCAATTTCCAAGGGCGTATCGGTGCCGGAGGCGACAGAGGAAATTCGCCGAGTGTTTGCAGATTTGTCTGGGGACCCTGAATGGAGACGAAACCAGGAGATAGAGCGCTGGGTGGAAGCCTTGCACGCATGGGATCACTGGATCTCGGCGAAGAACGATATGGGGTCTGAGGTAAAGGTCAAGGTGGCGTTGAATCAAGACGTCACGATTGTTGGCCGGATCGATAGGCTGATTGCAGATTCTGATGGTGCTCTGCAAATCGTCGACATTAAGACGGCGAAGAACCCTGCTTCGAAGGAAGAGGTGCAGGATCACGCACAGCTGGCAACGTATCAACTCGCGCTGTCCTGCGGACAGCTGATCCACAGCGCAAAAGGCACCGAGATTGTCAGCGGCGATGGCGTGGACACCTCCGGGGCGTACTTGGTCTATCCGCGAAAGCCCGCTAAAGGGTCCATTGCCACCCGGGAACAGGCAAAACTGACCGAAGAGCAAGCTAATCAATGGAAGCAAAGGGTGAAAAAGGCGGCAGAATCCGTGGTGGGGCCCAAGGCTTTCGCAATCGCGGGTGACCATTGCAAGTTCTGCTCACTGCGAAAAGCATGCCCAGCTGCAGAGGGACAGCGATAGACATGGAGTCGAAGATGAAGGATATTGATCCGATTACCCTGTCGCGGATGATGGGGCAGGCATTTCCCCCGACAGAGCAGCAAGCGGCAGTCATCGGTGCGCCACTTGAGCCGATGCTCGTGGTCGCGGGCGCCGGCGCCGGAAAGACCGCAACAATGGCGGCGCGAGTCGTATGGCTGGTCGCAAACGGCTACGTTCGTCCGGAGGAAGTACTCGGCCTAACCTTTACCCGCAAGGCAGCCAACGAATTGGGCGTGCGCATCCGGCAACAGCTTCACCAGTTGGCTGGGGCCAGGGACTTTCGCGCGGAAGCCAGCCCGGAAGTTCTGCGAAGGCTGGAAGTAATCGCTCCGTCGACTTCAACTTACGATGCCTACGCCTCGGAGATCGTAAAGAACTACGGCCTATTGCTCCCCACAGAGCCAGGCGTAAGCATTCTTGATGGGGCAACGCAGTGGCAGCTGGCATGGGATATTGCCCTCGCTGCGAAAGCGATTAAATCGGATATAGCGCCGACAACGCTCGCAGAGCGAATCATTTACCTCGGTGCGAATATGGACTCGAACTTGTCCTCGGTGTTGGAAACGAAAGAAGAAACCGAGGCGTTCATCCACAACATTCAGCAGTCCCCAAAAGGCCCGCGGCAGCGGGCGGAGATGCAGACTGATTTACAAAACGTAATCGACGCTCAGAGGCAGCGTCTCGAGTTGCTACCGCTTCTGGAGCAGATGCGAGCGAAATGCGATTCCGAGAACCTGGCGACTTTCGCCACACAAATGGCGCGAGCAGCACAACTGGCCAGTCGATTTGAGGAGGTCGCCCGCGCCGAACGCTCGCGGTTCAAAGTTGTGTTGCTCGACGAATACCAAGACACCTCGCACACGCAGCGTCTCTTCCTCCGAGCTCTGTACTCCGGGGCATGCGTGACCGCAGTGGGTGATCCGATGCAGGCGATTTACGGCTGGCGCGGTGCTACTGCAGAGAACCTCAACCAGTTCGTGAGCGATTTCCCTCGGTCGGACGGCAGTCCAGCGGAGAAGAAGCAACTGACCATTTCGTGGCGAAACCCAGCTACAGTTCTGGACCTCGCCAATTCCCTCTCCGACAGTGCCTTCGCGGGGCAGAAGCGTACGGTAGAGCGCCTTACCGCTGGGCCCAAAGCAGGAGACGGAGAGGTTACTCTGTCCGTGTTGGGTACGGGAGAGGAAGAAGTCGGCTATATCGCAGACTTGTTGGCTGAGGAGATGCGACAGAGGACTGCGGTCGGCCAGAGCCTCAGTGCCGCGGTGCTCGTGCGTACCAACGAGGAATCGCCCGCGTATCTAGATGCTCTCTCAGAACGAGGTGTACCTGCAGTAATTGTGGGTCTTGCGGGACTTCTCAGCCTCCCAGAGGTGATGGATATTACCTCGACGATGAAGGTACTCATTAACCCGAGCAGCGACGAAGATACGCTCCGACTGCTACTCAGCCCCAGGTTCAACATTGGGGCAGCAGACGTGGAACAGCTCCGTGTTCGAGTCCAGCAGCTGGCGAACGTGGGGCAGAGCGAGCGGCATGATTCGTCCGCGGATACGATGCTGCCGAAATCTCCGCTTGAAGAGTTCGCTGCACGGCTAGATGCCCTCGTTGAAGAATCCGAGGAAGCCGGCGAAACTCTCGGCTTGGCCCATGCGATTGCTGACCCCGATATCCGGTTCAGTGACGGCACGCCGCTCGCTCGCGGTCAGGAATCGGAAAATGGTCCTATGGTCAGTGGGCGCCTGCTGAATTACTCCGAAGAAGGCATGCGCCGAATTGCCGAATTGGGAGCAATCCTTCGTAGACTGCGTAGATTCTCCTTGGTCAAAACGTTGCCCGAGCTGGTCGAAGATATCGCTGAGGAGCTGGGGATTCGTGTAGAGGCCGCAGC is a window of Corynebacterium lactis RW2-5 DNA encoding:
- a CDS encoding ATP-dependent helicase; translated protein: MESKMKDIDPITLSRMMGQAFPPTEQQAAVIGAPLEPMLVVAGAGAGKTATMAARVVWLVANGYVRPEEVLGLTFTRKAANELGVRIRQQLHQLAGARDFRAEASPEVLRRLEVIAPSTSTYDAYASEIVKNYGLLLPTEPGVSILDGATQWQLAWDIALAAKAIKSDIAPTTLAERIIYLGANMDSNLSSVLETKEETEAFIHNIQQSPKGPRQRAEMQTDLQNVIDAQRQRLELLPLLEQMRAKCDSENLATFATQMARAAQLASRFEEVARAERSRFKVVLLDEYQDTSHTQRLFLRALYSGACVTAVGDPMQAIYGWRGATAENLNQFVSDFPRSDGSPAEKKQLTISWRNPATVLDLANSLSDSAFAGQKRTVERLTAGPKAGDGEVTLSVLGTGEEEVGYIADLLAEEMRQRTAVGQSLSAAVLVRTNEESPAYLDALSERGVPAVIVGLAGLLSLPEVMDITSTMKVLINPSSDEDTLRLLLSPRFNIGAADVEQLRVRVQQLANVGQSERHDSSADTMLPKSPLEEFAARLDALVEESEEAGETLGLAHAIADPDIRFSDGTPLARGQESENGPMVSGRLLNYSEEGMRRIAELGAILRRLRRFSLVKTLPELVEDIAEELGIRVEAAAGQFGEATAITRPTVAHIDRFVDIAAQYSQTNSDDVSAFLGYLDFAIDHDGGLDRAPVEVPPNCVHILTMHKSKGLEWDTVVVPRVTAAQFDKPKVSSWLSRPDIVPPGAVAEVAPLAKENASEEKSSPGEVDAALTQMEASESTVNGVPELDISGAENQSKLKEALNEYKDQLRQLLVEEAQRLFYVAVTRAERKLVVTASIRPKAKNKTSTEPSHDFTKIAKKFPNHIDVWVTKESILEGGGEDSETSADADNPAIDGALWPADTLGNRREQVEAAARNVRRFLEDGSDEAPIKDDLSQVWESETTLLIEELRRKKADDIVLPMPQSLSTSEYQALVSDPEGFARRKVRPVPFKPNRFARRGTAFHAWLENRFQAHSLLDDEDLYSDRLDVFLEQEESVSERELRNLQANFEASEWADRTPEYVEVPFEISIGARRIIGRIDAVFNLGGRWTVIDWKTGRPPQGKALEIAALQLAIYRLAWSDRLQEMGLDISPTQISAGFFYVGAGKTLMPDEALLPSRIELDRKMKELLS
- a CDS encoding TIGR02569 family protein — protein: MPADLKTPPQHVLDAFGAKGEPTRAGRAWDNGWVYGSIVLSPVHNPAQALWSAKLRDAADIDGVRVASSVRTSDGRQILAGWQARHFVGGELVPRADETIVAAARIEESLAGISRPQFLVDRKPDLFVTCDRASWAADPIELLEQVLDPNSIPRSDCAEALTTAGDLLAHRDELVVPAEYVQICHADVVGTLLYDGSTAPILTDIVPAWHVRGWTAALTAVDSLSMMGADEELLRRFDHLPDFGPLLVRAACYRLFVHAVHPESQPGAYRGLARAASLVRAFVGG
- a CDS encoding ATP-dependent DNA helicase: MKLEGMPKVRFVQGGLASARSWRGTEAELLLPSLNPGLVVGGSVSRQPVVGILGGPGTGKSSLLVDLAVDYMLAGVPAERILVIAQSKEAAAQLRKNVDARLAAHHAESAGENSSEWLKGAGPGGMVRALHSLAFAVVRDAAVGRGEPEPSLTTGARQDAVVRQLLAGHAEDGGSYWPQSLRPALSYLGMARAVRDFLLRAAERGLDGSDLQKLGEEEGIEQWVAAGKFMDEYQQTMRLAWEPSLNAAELVTKALAEIDLDPSVLSRWGKEIVLIDDAEHLSPESARLVHRFVEQAAVAVIAGDEDQSVFHFRGASNEYLRNAGRGESGQVIELQHSYRCRPEVAAVANAVAQKLPKPPSYRGIESAGMVEREKPAEQKVSRAHASVRISTLPTSLAERGTIADYLRRAHAERGIAWRDMAVIVRAGAGETSLFRALSRAGVPVQVDPTDVVLSQQRLVRSLLVAAKATENRLQDHEWDEFLAGPLVNMDPIIKARLLRGIRRADLGGAAAQQQLIGLLRADHLSSAQQALIVQLAEREQKALAVPLAILKEGREALAGGVESTLWALWSATGLAEHLTAASLRGGAAGASADRDLDAVMALFDFAGDSVELNPKLSLSGFITSVEEQELPIGTRDRSGIERDAVRILSAHAALGRQWSVVVVAGVQEGVWPNFGVTGSVMKQDQFIGLMDHGIAPSEYVVAMADQLAEERRLMHVAVSRASDELLITAVNSPDEVGVPSPFVNELAEAFPEAIVNVETVVNTAVGQNDGDAESDGKSTDTLSGNSHEQTLRVLSLESLLAELRAAAVSPEETETRRRQAARQLARLAKEEVPGAHPNSWWGLRPPSTDVALIEGKPIVVNPSKIESALKCPLKAMMDKSSPSEAMHLGSVFHLAAEAISKGVSVPEATEEIRRVFADLSGDPEWRRNQEIERWVEALHAWDHWISAKNDMGSEVKVKVALNQDVTIVGRIDRLIADSDGALQIVDIKTAKNPASKEEVQDHAQLATYQLALSCGQLIHSAKGTEIVSGDGVDTSGAYLVYPRKPAKGSIATREQAKLTEEQANQWKQRVKKAAESVVGPKAFAIAGDHCKFCSLRKACPAAEGQR
- a CDS encoding DUF3107 domain-containing protein, giving the protein MDITIGFVANTRELSIENVSGGEEKKADIVAKLQAGEGVIELTDGSGQTYLVQAEKVAYVRTGSVSDRKVGFFA
- a CDS encoding DUF3152 domain-containing protein — its product is MQQEPFLVHIARQWGWRAYAIPVLVVLTAVILFDIFAPSQGSTQGQATMESSASEERSGEPGPIPAEKYNSSFEVGDLPPGPPFAEKSSGEFKEVSLPQPKVGKGSEKPVAYAVEVESTVDATLSGGGDAFAATVNAIFADPRGWTADERYSFEAVKKDRKPTMLIQLVATETAHQICGNTLGMETSCFISGQSDGEPGRVIVNNARWSRGTIAFQGDLGLYRQYLVNHEVGHGLGYASHEPCAVDGAMAPIMMQQTLSLSNDELHRIDPNEVYAPDGKKCAPNGWPYPMGPQDKQAAPTQEAR